The genome window CGTGGCCGGCAGTCTCAACCATCACCTGGGCATGGACGCGATGAACGTCACCGACGACGATGCCTTCATTGCCAAGGCGGTACAGCTGGGCCGCGATCCGGTGGCGCTACGCGCACTGCGCGACACGCTGCAACAGCGCCGCGCCAGCGCCGGCCTGTTCGACATGCAAGGCTTCGCAGCAGACTTCGCCGCGCTGCTGCGTGGACTGGCACATGAACGCGGGTGGCAGAACGCAGGCTGACCTTGGCCGCCCCGGAGATTGCACTTCAAACAAAAGATGAAGATCGTGGCGGGCTACCCCACCTTCGTCTGGCTCGATTCGATCAACGCAATCTACGGCGGCGCGCGCAATGCGGGCCTGCTCGGCTTGACCGCTCATCTGAACAACGCGTTGGCGCAGCAAAAACCGAATACGCCGATCACGGTGGGGCTGGTCATTTACGACATTCCCGGACGCGACTGCCACGCGCTGGCCTCCAACGGCGAACTGCCGCTCACCCAAGCCGGCCTCACCCGCTACAAGCAGCAATACATCGATGTGATCGCCGGCATTATCGCAGATCCAAAATACAAGAACATCCGCATCGTCAACGTCATCGAACCGGACAGCCTGCCGAACCTGGTGACCAACTTGAGCACCCCGCGTTGCGCGCAGGCGCAAAGCACGGGCATCTATGAGGAAGGCATCAAGTACGCGGTCGACAAGCTGCATGCGATTCCAAACACCTACAACTACCTCGATATCGCCCATTCCGGCTGGCTGGGTTGGAAAAACAACATGACGGCGGCGATTTCCCTGTACACGCAAGTCTTTCAAAGCACCGCTGCAGGCCTTGCCAGCGTCGATGGGTTCGTCAGCAATACCGCGAACGTGACACCGCTGACCGAACCGAATCTGCCCAACCCGGACCTGACGGTAGGCGGGCAACCCATCAAGTCATCCAAGTTCTACCAGTGGAATCCCAACTTTGACGAATCCCATTACGCGGAAGCCTTGTACAACGGCTTCGTCGCCGCAGGCTGGCGAAATAGCATCGGATTCATCATCGATACCAGCCGCAACGGCTGGGGCGGGCACAATCGCCCAACTTCCGCCAGCGGCAACGACATCGATACCTATGTGAATTCGGGACGTATCGATCGTCGCGATCATCGGGGCAACTGGTGCAACCAGAGTGCAACAGGCATCGGCACGCCCCCGACTGCGGCGCCGGGCGGGCATCTGCATGCTTATGCATTCGTCAAACAGCCAGGCGTATCGGATGGCTCCAGCAAATTCATCAAGAACAACCAGGGCAAGGGCTTCGACCGTATGTGCGATCCTACCTATACGACACCGGATGGCGTGTTGTCGGACGCACTGCCCAACGCGCCGATCTCCGGCGCCTGGTTCCACGATCAATTCGTCATGCTGGTCAAGAACGCTTATCCCGCAATCGGCAGCGCCGCCAGCGTCAGCGAGCAACCGTAAAAGTGACGCAGCGCCATCCTGCCGGTCCGCTGGCGGCAGGCGCCCGGGTTGGTCGCAAGAGCGCGGCGGCGGCCGTAGCGCCATGGCTCGGCATGGCATAGGCGGATGGCGGATCGCACCGGGCCGATAGTGCCACAGACGCGATCCCTTGATTTTTCATTGTCGTAAGTTGCGGCACTGGCGATGGCGGCGGTTCGGCCGCCATCGCCGATTGCACGCGCATCGAGCCGCCGCGCTGCTGGCGGCCACGCGGCGCATGCGCCGGTGACGCGCGTTGGCCGCGATGACGCTGCCGGCACGCATGGCATGCCGGCAAGCGCTTTGAACCCCGGGCTATACGCCAGCCGGGCGAGCCGCTAGGCTTCGGGCATGAGCGCCAAAGCCGATTTCATCGCGTTGAACCTGTGCGTGCTGACCGTCTCGGACACGCGCAGCCTGGCCGAAGACAGTTCCGGCGATTATCTGGTGTCGGTGCTCGGCGAGGCCGGCCACCGCCTGTATGCGCGCGAGCTGCTGCCCGACGACCGCTACCGGATGCGCGCGGTGGTCTCGGCGTGGATCGCCGACCCGCAGGTCGACGGCATCCTGGTCAGCGGCGGCACCGGCTTCACCGGCCGCGACTCCACCCCCGAGGCGCTGCTGCCGCTGCTGGACAAGCAGATGCCCGGCTTCGGCGAGCTGTTCCGCGCAATCAGCTTCGATGAGATCGGCACCTCCTCGCTGCAGTCGCGTGCCTTCGCCGGCCTGGCGAACGCCACCTTCGTGTTCTGCCTGCCCGGCTCGACCTCGGCCTGCCGCACCGCCTGGGAAAGGATCGTCGCCGCACAGCTGGACGCGCGCACCCGGCCGTGCAACCTGGCCACGCTGCGCCCACGCCTGAAGGAATGACCTGGAACCGCGCATGCCCCTGGACACCACCCTGCGCCTGCTGGCCAAGGCCAGCGGCATGAGCGCCGCGGACATCGCCGCCGCCATCCCGCGCGCCGGTGCGGCCACGGTCAAGGCCTGGCTGGCCGGCGAAAAGATGCCCGGCCGCGACCAACTCAACGCGCTGGCGCGTGCGTTCGGCGTTCCCGCCGGCGCGCTGCTCGGCGAACTCGCCAGCCAACTCGACCCGGCCCGCACCCGCGGCGAACACGACCTCCTGCAGGCCTACCGCACACTCGACAGCCGCCAACAGGGCGCGCTGCTGGAAGTGGCGCGCAGCATGGCCGGCACCCGCACCAGGCGCAGCAAATGAGCAAACTCAAACGCAAGCAGTACCAGGCATTGATGCAACCGCTGCAACTGGAACTGGCGGCACTGGCGCA of Xanthomonas translucens pv. cerealis contains these proteins:
- a CDS encoding glycoside hydrolase family 6 protein, encoding MKIVAGYPTFVWLDSINAIYGGARNAGLLGLTAHLNNALAQQKPNTPITVGLVIYDIPGRDCHALASNGELPLTQAGLTRYKQQYIDVIAGIIADPKYKNIRIVNVIEPDSLPNLVTNLSTPRCAQAQSTGIYEEGIKYAVDKLHAIPNTYNYLDIAHSGWLGWKNNMTAAISLYTQVFQSTAAGLASVDGFVSNTANVTPLTEPNLPNPDLTVGGQPIKSSKFYQWNPNFDESHYAEALYNGFVAAGWRNSIGFIIDTSRNGWGGHNRPTSASGNDIDTYVNSGRIDRRDHRGNWCNQSATGIGTPPTAAPGGHLHAYAFVKQPGVSDGSSKFIKNNQGKGFDRMCDPTYTTPDGVLSDALPNAPISGAWFHDQFVMLVKNAYPAIGSAASVSEQP
- the moaB gene encoding molybdenum cofactor biosynthesis protein B, whose product is MSAKADFIALNLCVLTVSDTRSLAEDSSGDYLVSVLGEAGHRLYARELLPDDRYRMRAVVSAWIADPQVDGILVSGGTGFTGRDSTPEALLPLLDKQMPGFGELFRAISFDEIGTSSLQSRAFAGLANATFVFCLPGSTSACRTAWERIVAAQLDARTRPCNLATLRPRLKE
- a CDS encoding helix-turn-helix domain-containing protein; protein product: MPLDTTLRLLAKASGMSAADIAAAIPRAGAATVKAWLAGEKMPGRDQLNALARAFGVPAGALLGELASQLDPARTRGEHDLLQAYRTLDSRQQGALLEVARSMAGTRTRRSK